The bacterium genome has a segment encoding these proteins:
- a CDS encoding carbohydrate ABC transporter permease, whose amino-acid sequence MSSVGVLGDRAPAADLQERRARARELRRQLLIYLGFLPFFLIAVFPVFWMAITAFKTDADLVNPTVFPLWFHQPPTWEHFTYLFQHTYYGYWITNTIEIAASVSLITLLVGVPAGYSLARLGLPGAENMGIAIFLGYLIPPILLFIPLSRVVAMTHLIDTKWALVLVYPTFTVPYCTWLLSGFFKTVPREIEEAALVDGCGRLGALIRTVLPVSLAGILTAVIFAFTLTMQDFLYSLVFVSVSDQKPVPLGVASDLIRGDVYFWGSLMAGALIVGVPVAILYSFFLDQFISGITSAAVK is encoded by the coding sequence GTGAGCAGCGTCGGCGTGCTGGGAGACCGCGCCCCCGCGGCGGATCTGCAGGAGCGGCGGGCACGGGCGCGGGAGCTCCGCCGGCAACTGCTGATTTACCTCGGCTTCCTGCCGTTTTTCCTGATCGCGGTCTTCCCGGTGTTCTGGATGGCGATCACCGCGTTCAAGACGGACGCGGATCTGGTCAACCCGACCGTGTTCCCGCTGTGGTTCCACCAGCCGCCCACGTGGGAGCACTTCACGTACCTCTTCCAGCATACGTACTACGGGTACTGGATCACGAATACGATCGAGATCGCGGCGTCGGTTTCGCTGATCACCCTGCTGGTCGGGGTGCCGGCCGGGTACTCGCTCGCGCGGCTCGGGCTGCCCGGCGCCGAGAACATGGGCATCGCGATCTTCCTCGGTTACCTGATCCCGCCGATCCTGCTGTTCATACCGCTCTCGCGGGTCGTCGCGATGACCCACCTGATCGACACGAAGTGGGCGCTCGTACTCGTGTATCCGACGTTCACGGTCCCGTACTGCACCTGGCTGCTCTCCGGCTTCTTCAAGACCGTGCCCCGGGAGATCGAGGAGGCGGCGCTCGTGGACGGGTGCGGGCGGCTCGGCGCCCTGATCCGGACGGTGCTTCCCGTAAGCCTCGCCGGGATCCTGACCGCCGTAATCTTCGCGTTCACGCTTACGATGCAGGACTTCTTGTATTCGCTGGTCTTCGTCTCGGTGTCGGACCAGAAGCCGGTGCCGCTCGGGGTTGCCAGCGACCTCATCCGCGGCGACGTGTATTTCTGGGGGTCGCTCATGGCCGGCGCGCTGATCGTCGGCGTCCCGGTGGCGATCCTCTACAGTTTCTTCCTGGACCAGTTCATCTCAGGGATCACCAGCGCCGCCGTCAAGTAG